The following are encoded in a window of Persicobacter psychrovividus genomic DNA:
- a CDS encoding DUF2062 domain-containing protein has product MNKTSKHSWWAKQWLKIKSLDLKEILLAPNEPLWKKGLAVALGVIIGVLPLWGFQTVIALGSSRVFKLNSPLVVLGSYINFTPLLPVLIYYALKVGFFFQGQPMPFKNFTEISIATAQSSFLAYLIGAIPVAILSGIFFGAILVILLGAQRVIFKKPTSSIQK; this is encoded by the coding sequence ATGAACAAAACAAGCAAACATAGTTGGTGGGCCAAGCAATGGCTGAAAATTAAATCCCTGGATTTGAAGGAAATCCTGCTCGCGCCAAATGAGCCTTTATGGAAAAAAGGACTTGCGGTGGCGTTGGGAGTCATCATTGGTGTATTGCCTTTATGGGGTTTTCAGACCGTCATTGCCTTGGGAAGTTCAAGGGTATTTAAGTTGAACTCGCCCCTGGTGGTTTTGGGTTCTTACATCAATTTCACCCCGCTGCTTCCGGTCCTAATTTATTACGCACTGAAGGTCGGTTTCTTCTTTCAGGGGCAACCCATGCCCTTCAAAAATTTTACAGAAATCAGCATTGCAACCGCTCAGTCCTCATTTTTGGCGTATCTGATCGGTGCCATCCCTGTCGCTATTTTGAGTGGTATATTCTTTGGTGCAATACTTGTCATTTTACTCGGAGCACAGCGCGTGATATTTAAAAAACCCACATCCTCTATACAAAAATAA
- a CDS encoding carbonic anhydrase family protein, whose translation MKMKSLLPWLICGVLSTVLVLDHLGTSKENTPPHDKPDCTYLAEEASGAQQSPINIKTASIGTTKGHQWHVNYKKSHEKIVNTGHTIRLDYDSGSVLEYDEQLFRLRQFHFHTPSEHLIDGVTYPMEAHFVHTAINNDTTYLVVGILFKEGMENQFLKKFITQIPSNEGQQEIWSDFVNAEEVIKESEHYYCYDGSLTTPPYSETVKWFVMQNIQEASELQIEKINLLEGNNARHIQKINDRFVEGI comes from the coding sequence ATGAAGATGAAAAGTTTGCTTCCGTGGCTGATTTGTGGCGTATTGAGTACCGTTTTAGTATTGGATCATTTAGGGACATCAAAAGAAAATACACCACCACATGATAAGCCTGATTGCACCTATCTTGCTGAGGAAGCTTCAGGAGCGCAGCAGTCTCCGATCAACATAAAAACCGCTTCTATTGGAACGACTAAGGGGCATCAATGGCATGTGAACTATAAAAAATCACATGAAAAAATTGTGAACACAGGTCACACGATTCGCTTGGATTACGATTCTGGTTCAGTGCTTGAGTATGACGAACAGCTGTTCCGGTTAAGGCAATTTCATTTCCATACACCTTCCGAGCACCTCATTGATGGCGTTACCTACCCGATGGAAGCTCATTTTGTCCATACGGCAATCAACAATGACACCACCTATTTAGTGGTAGGCATACTGTTCAAAGAAGGTATGGAAAATCAATTTCTGAAAAAATTCATTACACAAATTCCAAGTAATGAAGGGCAACAGGAAATATGGAGTGATTTTGTGAATGCTGAGGAGGTGATCAAAGAAAGTGAGCACTACTATTGTTATGATGGTTCCCTGACGACTCCTCCGTATTCAGAAACGGTCAAGTGGTTTGTGATGCAAAATATACAGGAGGCCTCTGAATTGCAGATCGAAAAAATCAACCTTCTTGAAGGGAACAATGCCCGCCATATTCAAAAAATCAACGACCGATTTGTCGAAGGTATATAA
- a CDS encoding glycoside hydrolase family 125 protein produces the protein MNRRKFIRNAGLGLGALTMAPNMAFAAKDVSPFTSHRPEKSKRHFTSKAIDKAVAAFKNDCSDPELAWMFENCFPNTLDTTVDHSIIDGKPDTFIITGDINAMWLRDSTAQVWPYLPFCQEDKKLKTMIHGLINRQTKCILIDPYANAFNKDDKTVSHWASDMTDMKPELHERKWEIDSLCYAMRLAHGYWKTTGDTTPFDANWEQSIKAIVQTFKEQQRKDGNGPYSFMRKTNKQEDTLPLWGAGAPTKPVGLICSMFRPSDDATVFPFLIPSNYFAVEELRHVAEMLKAMNMDQQLAKACMDLANEVDQALKVYARAEVKGIGTVIPFEVDGFVNQLLEDDGNIPSCLSLPYLGAIEKTDPLYLNTRKFLLSDMNPYFAKGKAGEGITGPHVGKDNIWPMAIVMRAMTSTSDEEIKFCIDMLKKTHAGTGFMHESFDKDDPTKFSRSWFAWANTLFGELIWDLYQQKPHLVSC, from the coding sequence ATGAATAGAAGAAAATTTATTCGCAATGCAGGCCTGGGATTAGGAGCATTGACGATGGCACCTAATATGGCGTTTGCCGCAAAGGATGTATCGCCATTTACCAGTCACCGACCTGAGAAATCAAAAAGACATTTTACCAGTAAGGCCATTGATAAAGCCGTTGCTGCTTTTAAAAATGACTGTTCCGATCCTGAATTAGCGTGGATGTTCGAAAACTGTTTTCCAAACACCCTCGACACCACCGTTGATCATTCCATAATTGATGGCAAGCCAGATACTTTCATCATTACGGGTGATATCAATGCCATGTGGCTCAGGGATTCTACGGCACAGGTTTGGCCATATCTCCCTTTTTGTCAGGAAGACAAAAAACTAAAAACCATGATCCATGGCCTGATCAACAGACAGACCAAATGCATCCTGATTGATCCGTACGCCAACGCCTTTAACAAAGATGACAAAACCGTCAGCCACTGGGCATCGGACATGACCGACATGAAGCCTGAATTGCATGAGCGTAAATGGGAGATCGACTCCCTCTGTTATGCTATGCGCCTTGCGCATGGTTATTGGAAAACGACGGGTGACACCACTCCTTTCGATGCCAACTGGGAGCAAAGTATCAAGGCGATTGTTCAGACTTTTAAGGAACAACAACGCAAAGATGGAAACGGACCCTATAGTTTTATGCGTAAAACAAACAAGCAGGAAGATACCCTGCCGCTTTGGGGCGCTGGGGCACCGACAAAACCTGTTGGATTGATTTGCTCAATGTTCCGACCTTCTGACGATGCCACGGTATTTCCGTTCCTGATTCCTTCCAATTATTTTGCTGTTGAAGAGTTGCGCCATGTTGCTGAAATGCTCAAGGCCATGAACATGGATCAGCAATTGGCAAAAGCCTGTATGGATTTGGCCAACGAAGTGGATCAGGCACTTAAAGTATATGCGCGCGCGGAGGTTAAGGGCATCGGAACCGTGATTCCTTTTGAAGTGGATGGTTTTGTGAATCAGTTGCTCGAAGATGACGGCAACATTCCAAGCTGCCTTTCCCTACCTTATTTAGGCGCTATTGAAAAGACCGACCCTTTGTATTTAAATACCCGAAAGTTCCTTTTGAGCGATATGAACCCCTATTTTGCCAAAGGTAAAGCAGGAGAAGGAATCACAGGCCCTCATGTGGGGAAAGATAATATCTGGCCGATGGCCATCGTCATGCGGGCGATGACTTCTACCAGCGACGAAGAGATCAAGTTCTGTATTGATATGCTGAAGAAAACCCATGCAGGAACAGGCTTTATGCATGAAAGTTTCGACAAAGATGACCCGACCAAATTCTCACGAAGCTGGTTTGCCTGGGCCAATACCCTCTTTGGCGAACTCATTTGGGACCTGTATCAGCAGAAACCACATTTGGTATCCTGCTAA
- a CDS encoding LruC domain-containing protein translates to MFNKLTLLSIFLFGYLFTACNQEPGNPVAPNVDTSFESINVPEGFDFKTSHSVGVVLSDEDATDQAFYEMSYYDGNQQEYVIGRVFMPIGKTEYTYKLNLPTYVKELKVTKVRGSQQIQEMVDVSPNTVVTFSGEKNRILSCKSVLYGVNSSQNFFTIDQSSDEFTSTMVEEVMEHGGSIACAVDKNNKRVYVSFGRALKYYDLNTESWVDVAENNPFNGGYPRMEYNNATDELWIAKNEEMYILDPADGSQKDKYKISGLESPVGGGDIAISLSGDVYMCCFSGLYKVSNIDTGSKVVSVTRISAEALPFSPTSLAIDQDDRLFMGTNEANSRLIEMDKETGSYQVQATYPHKINDLSAFPCTIDECDQTDTDGDGCIDCIDEDPLDPSTCGTISSPSKFGYGTIAYEDLWPSTGDYDFNDLVVNYRFKISVNGDNMATKMTIFLKQKARSANYDNGFGIQMPIGLRQGNIDRIRGNINTGLVTNNFNGSEAGHGSRVVIIAYDKSTEMSSFGLCLEEHDIKPITITIDFKEPIDVYALGLDNFPYNPFLIQKGNRGHEIHLFNQEPTALNDDSLLGASVDESDAAEGIYYQTRRKHPWALNIIHDFRVVNEGVAITAAYNNFKAWAESGGTTNTDWYKDNEGYRNTSVICTDR, encoded by the coding sequence ATGTTTAACAAACTTACCTTACTTTCCATCTTTCTATTTGGATATCTATTTACTGCTTGTAATCAAGAGCCAGGCAATCCAGTTGCTCCGAATGTAGATACAAGCTTCGAATCTATTAATGTCCCTGAAGGGTTTGATTTTAAAACTTCACACAGTGTTGGTGTGGTGCTTTCAGATGAAGATGCGACAGATCAGGCGTTTTACGAAATGTCTTATTACGATGGCAACCAACAGGAATATGTAATTGGCCGTGTATTTATGCCAATAGGCAAAACAGAATATACTTATAAGCTCAATTTGCCAACTTACGTTAAAGAATTGAAAGTAACGAAAGTACGTGGATCACAGCAAATTCAGGAAATGGTCGATGTAAGCCCAAACACAGTGGTTACATTTTCAGGAGAAAAGAATCGGATCCTGAGTTGTAAATCGGTGCTTTACGGTGTGAACAGTTCTCAGAATTTTTTCACGATCGATCAATCTTCAGATGAATTTACATCTACCATGGTAGAGGAAGTAATGGAACATGGTGGCTCTATCGCCTGTGCAGTTGATAAAAACAACAAGCGTGTTTATGTGAGCTTCGGTCGTGCACTAAAATATTATGACCTGAATACAGAATCGTGGGTTGATGTTGCTGAGAATAACCCTTTCAATGGCGGATATCCTCGTATGGAATACAACAATGCCACAGATGAGTTATGGATTGCTAAAAATGAAGAAATGTATATCCTTGATCCAGCTGATGGTTCACAGAAAGACAAATACAAAATTAGTGGATTGGAATCCCCTGTAGGTGGTGGTGATATCGCGATCAGTCTTAGTGGTGATGTATATATGTGTTGTTTCTCTGGTCTTTATAAAGTATCAAATATTGACACAGGCAGTAAAGTGGTTTCTGTAACGCGTATCAGTGCTGAAGCATTACCATTCAGTCCAACCTCCCTGGCAATTGACCAAGATGACCGTTTGTTTATGGGTACTAATGAGGCCAACAGTAGATTGATTGAGATGGACAAAGAAACAGGTTCTTATCAGGTTCAGGCAACTTATCCACATAAAATTAATGACCTTTCTGCCTTCCCTTGTACAATTGATGAGTGTGATCAAACAGATACTGATGGTGACGGATGTATTGATTGTATTGACGAAGATCCTCTTGATCCTTCAACTTGTGGAACGATTTCAAGTCCAAGTAAATTCGGTTACGGTACCATCGCTTACGAGGATTTGTGGCCATCAACAGGTGATTATGACTTCAATGACTTGGTTGTAAACTACAGATTCAAGATTTCTGTGAATGGAGATAACATGGCGACAAAAATGACCATCTTCCTGAAGCAAAAAGCACGTTCAGCTAACTATGACAACGGATTCGGTATTCAAATGCCAATCGGTTTACGCCAGGGGAATATCGATCGTATTCGAGGAAATATCAATACAGGATTGGTGACCAACAACTTTAATGGTTCTGAAGCAGGACACGGCAGTCGAGTAGTGATTATTGCTTATGATAAATCGACGGAGATGAGTAGCTTCGGACTTTGTCTTGAGGAGCACGATATCAAGCCAATCACGATTACCATCGACTTCAAAGAGCCAATTGATGTATATGCACTTGGTTTGGATAATTTCCCTTACAATCCATTTTTGATCCAGAAAGGAAACAGAGGTCATGAGATTCACTTGTTCAACCAAGAGCCAACAGCATTGAACGATGATAGCTTATTGGGAGCATCAGTAGATGAGTCGGATGCCGCTGAAGGCATTTATTACCAAACAAGAAGAAAGCACCCATGGGCATTGAATATTATTCATGACTTCCGTGTAGTGAATGAAGGCGTAGCGATTACCGCAGCTTATAACAACTTCAAAGCTTGGGCGGAGTCAGGTGGAACAACCAACACCGACTGGTATAAAGATAACGAAGGGTACAGAAATACTTCAGTGATTTGTACTGATAGATAA
- a CDS encoding ABC-F family ATP-binding cassette domain-containing protein yields the protein MLTVSNLSLRFGKRTLFEDVNLKFTEGNCYGVIGANGAGKSTFIKILSGEIDPNSGNVSMSPTTRMTALKQDHFAFDEFPVMETVLMGYDVLYKNIKEKEILYAKEDFTEEDGIRASELEAEFAEMDGWNAESDAAALLSGLRVKEDLHYKLMSELSGSEKVRVLLAQALFGNPDILIMDEPTNDLDVETISWLEDFLLEFNNIVIVVSHDRHFLDTVCTHMVDIDFAKIKIHTGNYSFWYESSQLAARQRADQNKKMEDKRKELQTFVERFSANAAKSKQATSRKKLLEKLNLEDIEPSSRRYPGIIFSQEREVGNQILEVANLSYEIDGKKLFSDLNFTLAKGDKIALVSRNSLAVTKFFEIINGELAPTTGEVNWGVTVNKGYLPNENSSFFDTDDNLLEWLQQYTTSEDETFIRGFLGRMLFSGEEIMKSARVLSGGEKVRCMLSKIMLQQPNLLILDEPTSHLDLESITAFNNGLKDYAGTVVFASHDHQFVSTVANRIIEITPNGMIDKHTDFDSYLSDEVVKERKEKMYAGK from the coding sequence ATGCTTACAGTTTCAAACCTATCCCTTCGATTCGGCAAAAGAACACTTTTCGAAGATGTGAACCTCAAATTTACTGAGGGGAACTGTTATGGGGTGATCGGCGCAAACGGCGCAGGTAAATCTACTTTCATCAAGATCTTGTCAGGAGAGATTGATCCTAACTCGGGAAATGTATCGATGAGTCCGACGACAAGGATGACAGCTTTGAAACAGGATCACTTTGCTTTTGATGAGTTTCCGGTTATGGAAACCGTTTTAATGGGCTACGATGTCCTTTACAAAAACATCAAAGAAAAAGAAATCCTTTACGCAAAGGAAGATTTCACTGAAGAAGACGGCATCCGTGCTTCAGAATTGGAAGCGGAATTTGCTGAGATGGACGGTTGGAATGCCGAAAGTGATGCTGCAGCCCTTCTTAGTGGCCTTCGTGTAAAAGAAGATCTGCACTACAAGCTGATGTCCGAACTTTCAGGTTCTGAAAAAGTACGGGTATTGCTTGCTCAGGCACTTTTTGGAAATCCTGACATCCTGATTATGGATGAACCGACCAACGACTTGGATGTAGAAACCATCTCGTGGCTGGAAGATTTCCTTTTGGAATTCAACAATATTGTCATCGTTGTTTCTCACGACCGTCACTTCCTCGATACTGTATGTACGCATATGGTGGATATTGATTTCGCGAAAATCAAGATTCATACAGGTAACTACTCTTTCTGGTACGAGTCAAGCCAGTTGGCCGCACGCCAAAGAGCAGACCAAAACAAGAAAATGGAAGACAAACGCAAGGAATTGCAGACCTTTGTGGAGCGATTCTCTGCCAATGCCGCAAAATCCAAGCAGGCGACTTCCCGTAAGAAATTATTGGAAAAATTAAATTTGGAGGACATCGAGCCTTCAAGCCGCCGTTATCCTGGTATTATCTTTAGCCAAGAGCGTGAAGTGGGTAATCAAATTCTTGAAGTAGCCAATTTGAGCTATGAAATTGATGGTAAGAAACTATTCAGTGATTTGAATTTCACCTTGGCAAAAGGAGATAAAATTGCGCTTGTTTCCCGCAACAGCCTGGCCGTAACGAAATTCTTTGAAATTATCAATGGAGAATTGGCACCTACCACCGGGGAGGTTAATTGGGGGGTAACCGTTAATAAAGGTTATTTGCCAAATGAAAATTCTTCTTTCTTCGATACTGACGATAACCTTTTGGAGTGGCTACAGCAGTACACTACTTCAGAGGATGAAACCTTCATTCGTGGCTTCCTGGGACGTATGTTGTTCTCTGGTGAAGAAATCATGAAGTCTGCCCGCGTATTGTCTGGAGGGGAAAAAGTACGTTGTATGCTCTCAAAAATCATGCTTCAACAGCCTAACCTGTTGATCCTTGATGAGCCGACATCGCACCTTGACCTGGAATCGATCACCGCTTTTAACAACGGCCTGAAAGATTACGCAGGAACAGTTGTGTTTGCATCTCATGATCATCAGTTTGTATCCACGGTAGCCAACCGAATTATCGAAATCACCCCTAACGGAATGATTGATAAGCATACCGATTTCGACAGTTACCTTTCTGATGAAGTGGTAAAAGAACGTAAAGAAAAAATGTATGCGGGCAAATAA
- a CDS encoding helix-turn-helix transcriptional regulator has product MIKKIPYNFKTQDTVEFEDVYSAIILTQTINDEAEKFIGRFVNFGIFHVIEGEGSLQLDFDHYQIKKNDLIIAGPGQVIQDINIPNGKVGIINIQNHVIMDVWRRLDGVYVLNPDHTNSHISLNEEESDTLRIITEKLINKANEDFHFKSVLFNCLVVEALITIEEAMRRNPLPADQLKTITAKFFSLFYLNNSHERKVAFYADQLNITPNYLNIAVKKATGQNVKHFINEMILTDAKRLLKFTTMDAKQIAFELDFDSPAYFNYFFKKETGITPLDYRKKNK; this is encoded by the coding sequence ATGATCAAAAAGATACCTTACAATTTCAAAACTCAGGATACCGTAGAGTTTGAAGATGTTTACAGTGCAATTATTCTCACACAAACCATCAACGATGAAGCCGAAAAGTTTATTGGAAGGTTTGTGAACTTTGGAATATTCCACGTCATTGAAGGTGAAGGATCTTTACAACTTGATTTTGACCACTATCAAATCAAGAAAAACGACCTGATCATTGCAGGGCCTGGGCAGGTGATTCAAGACATTAACATCCCCAACGGAAAAGTCGGGATCATCAATATTCAGAACCATGTGATTATGGATGTCTGGCGCCGACTCGATGGTGTATATGTATTGAACCCCGATCATACCAACTCTCATATCAGCCTGAATGAAGAAGAAAGTGATACGCTGCGGATCATCACCGAAAAGCTCATCAACAAAGCGAACGAGGATTTTCATTTTAAGAGTGTCCTGTTCAATTGCCTGGTTGTTGAAGCGCTCATCACCATTGAAGAAGCAATGCGCAGAAATCCCCTTCCTGCCGATCAGCTTAAAACCATTACCGCAAAATTCTTTTCGCTGTTTTATCTTAATAACAGCCATGAGCGTAAAGTCGCCTTTTATGCCGATCAGCTTAATATCACTCCCAACTACCTCAACATTGCCGTGAAAAAGGCCACAGGTCAGAATGTGAAGCATTTTATTAACGAGATGATCCTTACTGACGCCAAAAGATTACTGAAATTCACCACCATGGATGCCAAGCAAATCGCTTTCGAACTCGATTTCGATTCCCCTGCCTATTTTAATTACTTCTTCAAAAAGGAAACAGGAATTACACCTTTGGATTACCGAAAAAAAAACAAATAA
- a CDS encoding DUF4465 domain-containing protein — protein sequence MRQTTLILIVCMLAFVGCKKAEEQRPLNFFTVNFDTQGGHEIAPQKVQEGQYLSVPDLPEKDGYSFVAWKLGDTQYNFGIPVTSSITLTAQWSRNPYFTVHFDTDGGNEVKAVEVDESDFLTAPTPPQKEQAVFDGWYVDGKPFDFSAAIQKDITLKARWINKLNLHAEVLSAPNTFWWGKGGNYYDTFDAMKCFDQLTIDHLLTISNLNFKDMMTIVGFGLSNYDASTVDESKYPSNQLAIQYTAYPAKVAAGEQYLVMYKAPKSFGPTWNTDSLSFTHEVQLKSIAITNNAYAYLSMLKGDAMGKKFGPDDWFKVTIEGYNAKGEKVGEVEAALAEHGHIVDDWKAVDLSALGKVKKLTFNLASSDPAARPPGDFNTPFYICLKDILYY from the coding sequence ATGAGACAAACAACCTTGATTTTAATCGTTTGTATGCTCGCTTTTGTCGGATGCAAAAAGGCGGAAGAGCAACGGCCACTGAATTTTTTTACCGTTAATTTTGATACGCAGGGCGGTCATGAAATCGCTCCCCAAAAGGTGCAGGAAGGTCAATATTTATCGGTGCCAGATTTGCCTGAGAAGGATGGCTATAGCTTTGTGGCCTGGAAACTTGGCGATACGCAATATAATTTCGGTATTCCCGTTACCTCTTCCATCACCTTAACGGCTCAATGGTCTCGGAATCCCTATTTCACGGTTCATTTCGATACTGATGGCGGAAATGAAGTGAAAGCCGTGGAGGTTGATGAATCGGATTTTTTAACTGCCCCAACTCCACCACAGAAAGAACAGGCTGTTTTTGATGGCTGGTATGTTGATGGCAAGCCATTTGATTTTTCAGCAGCTATTCAAAAAGACATCACTTTAAAAGCCCGATGGATCAATAAACTAAATTTGCATGCTGAGGTACTTTCCGCCCCCAATACTTTTTGGTGGGGAAAAGGAGGGAATTATTATGATACTTTTGATGCTATGAAATGCTTCGATCAGCTTACCATAGACCACCTTCTGACGATCAGCAACCTTAATTTTAAGGACATGATGACGATCGTGGGGTTTGGTTTGTCGAATTATGATGCCTCAACGGTAGATGAATCAAAGTACCCCTCTAATCAGCTGGCTATTCAATACACGGCTTATCCTGCAAAAGTGGCGGCAGGCGAACAGTATTTGGTGATGTACAAAGCGCCAAAATCTTTCGGGCCCACCTGGAATACCGACAGTTTGAGTTTTACGCATGAAGTACAATTAAAATCCATTGCCATCACCAATAATGCTTATGCTTATTTAAGTATGCTGAAAGGAGATGCGATGGGTAAAAAATTCGGTCCTGATGATTGGTTTAAAGTGACCATTGAAGGGTACAATGCAAAAGGCGAAAAAGTGGGTGAAGTCGAGGCTGCTTTGGCGGAACATGGTCATATCGTCGACGATTGGAAAGCGGTGGATTTATCAGCTTTGGGTAAAGTTAAGAAACTGACATTTAACCTGGCATCCTCGGATCCTGCCGCTCGCCCTCCTGGGGATTTTAACACCCCATTTTACATTTGCCTGAAAGATATACTTTATTACTAA
- a CDS encoding helix-turn-helix transcriptional regulator, which yields MISQLSVDELVESAGNSEKVSIAFLDTDPLIQKKTPIKHFDDFGILLVMEGSGSIGIDFETQNVEGNDLFLFGPGQVIRNVDIEGGKIAIIDISNDLLMNAWQELSNVFIMSAGMQTQKICLSIEETDAIINLFTKVTRETELARPYSEVMVNLYIMEVFVILERAIKRMPEIPSIHQSITNRFFSLFFLHSKKQRRVSFYADKLNITPNYLNIAIKKATGKNVKHFINQMILINAQRLLKFTDMDVKSISYELEFESPAYFNYFFKKEMGITPLEFRKQNTD from the coding sequence ATGATCAGTCAATTATCAGTTGATGAATTAGTAGAATCCGCAGGAAACTCAGAAAAAGTTTCTATCGCATTTTTAGATACGGATCCGTTAATCCAGAAAAAAACGCCCATCAAGCATTTTGATGACTTTGGGATTTTACTTGTAATGGAAGGAAGCGGATCAATTGGCATTGATTTCGAAACACAAAATGTCGAAGGCAATGATCTTTTCCTATTTGGCCCAGGTCAGGTAATCAGAAACGTGGATATTGAAGGTGGGAAAATTGCCATCATCGATATTAGCAATGACTTGCTGATGAACGCATGGCAGGAACTCAGCAATGTATTCATCATGAGTGCAGGCATGCAGACACAAAAAATCTGCTTGTCCATCGAGGAAACGGATGCGATCATTAACCTTTTCACGAAAGTTACAAGAGAAACCGAACTTGCCCGCCCATATAGCGAGGTGATGGTCAACTTGTATATCATGGAGGTATTTGTCATCCTGGAGCGTGCAATTAAAAGGATGCCTGAAATCCCTTCAATTCACCAATCCATCACCAACAGGTTCTTCTCACTATTCTTCTTGCACAGCAAGAAACAGCGTCGTGTGTCATTTTATGCTGATAAACTGAACATCACACCAAACTACCTGAATATCGCCATCAAAAAGGCAACAGGTAAAAATGTGAAGCATTTTATCAATCAAATGATTCTGATCAATGCGCAACGTTTACTGAAGTTCACAGACATGGATGTAAAGAGCATTTCTTACGAATTGGAGTTTGAATCACCTGCTTACTTTAACTATTTCTTCAAAAAAGAAATGGGGATTACACCTTTGGAATTCAGAAAGCAGAATACCGACTGA